One segment of Tamlana crocina DNA contains the following:
- a CDS encoding GH92 family glycosyl hydrolase, which produces MKNLKFKYLVLFLGCCTFLNAQQSIIWQIGKSDNSSSEFALANSEYTKFLEHDFGWEDRFYLIGFSNQKTDFPFVLPGATDYWGGTSGLAGIRPHEINILFGVNKKPEKGVWKLVVDVLDCNPETPPLFKVNINGKPWQFKLDKGQNTEALKGSNKGTKEQILSIPVPNELIKLGGNKVQLTTLEGSWLVFDQVRLEGPERVELVKPKNAFLRNVEAANYELEVNSNRVQPLLIDVQHLSGTPLLQVKLDNQTIFKETIEHGRNIYEAPMPAVSLSKVSYYSVLLNGKIIQQGTIKRTPQPLNTFADYVDTKIGTGHSRWMIAPGPWMPFSMVKISPDNQSTGWQAGYQPSYESVSTFSHIHEWTMAGLGTFPTNGPLITKIGSPDNPDSGYRSRIDKSTEQAPLGYYSVFLSDYNIKAELTATTRASFQRYTYPKNKLNSRILVDLQIPSEYKYNIEEAYFKKVNDYKIVGYSKQISPSVWGEGHYRKHYIENGDEPKEWDAIAQEYTVHFVMEFDSPIKDFGIWVDGDKEGKDDATIINTQELKVNNPEDIVAFVEFNTDKNQVVQSRTALSYVSIHNAELNLNEEITKPFGWDFNSVRAHQKNTWNNLLNRVVITSNNRLEKTRFYSNMYRALVSRNIFSDVDGSWMDAEEQVQKIKDPNGVALGCDAFWNTFWNLNQFWNLVTPEWSSKWVNSQLAMYDANGWLAKGPAGMEYIPVMVAEHEIPLIVGAYQMGVGNIDAEKAFEAVYKMQTTKGQKVGNGYAGNRDLEPYLKYSYVPYNKGRFSNTLEYSFDDFAVSQLAKSLGKEKAYNEFINRGYWWKNAINPNTGYAHLRHSNGEWFPDFDPIKTAGNFQFVEGNAWQLTFFVPQDIPALAAIVGEEELAKRLDDGFNTSSPWRYNAPNELYWDFPVTQGNQQSMHFSFLFNWVKKPWLTQKWSRDIINRYYGFGVSNAYLGDEDQGQMSAWFIMASLGLFQTDGGVRVDPIYEIGSPIFKKTEIHLDAYNGRGESFVIEAKNASFNNKYVQKATLNGRALNNFWFPASELLKGGKLELEMGDKPNKDWGIFKMPSLPNEH; this is translated from the coding sequence TTGAAAAATTTAAAATTTAAATATTTAGTGCTTTTTTTGGGGTGTTGTACATTTTTAAATGCACAACAATCAATAATATGGCAAATAGGAAAATCAGATAACAGTAGCTCAGAATTTGCGCTTGCAAATTCTGAGTATACTAAGTTTTTAGAGCATGATTTTGGATGGGAAGACCGTTTTTATTTAATTGGTTTTTCCAATCAAAAAACAGACTTCCCTTTTGTTTTACCCGGAGCAACAGATTATTGGGGAGGTACATCGGGATTGGCCGGTATAAGACCTCATGAAATCAATATTCTTTTCGGTGTAAATAAAAAGCCAGAAAAAGGCGTTTGGAAATTGGTTGTAGACGTGCTTGACTGTAATCCTGAAACACCTCCATTGTTCAAGGTAAATATTAATGGTAAGCCATGGCAATTCAAATTAGATAAAGGGCAGAATACCGAAGCCTTAAAAGGTTCTAATAAAGGCACTAAAGAACAAATATTAAGCATTCCAGTTCCTAATGAATTAATTAAACTAGGGGGCAATAAGGTGCAATTAACCACTTTAGAGGGGAGTTGGTTGGTTTTTGATCAAGTTCGATTAGAGGGGCCTGAACGTGTAGAGCTAGTGAAGCCTAAAAATGCATTTTTACGAAATGTTGAAGCAGCAAATTATGAACTGGAAGTTAATAGTAATAGGGTTCAGCCCTTATTAATTGATGTTCAGCACCTTTCAGGAACACCACTTCTGCAAGTAAAATTAGATAATCAAACCATTTTTAAAGAAACAATAGAGCATGGTAGAAATATTTATGAAGCACCCATGCCTGCTGTAAGTCTTTCGAAAGTCAGTTATTATTCCGTTTTGTTAAATGGTAAAATAATTCAACAAGGTACCATAAAAAGAACACCTCAACCATTAAATACATTCGCAGATTATGTAGATACAAAAATAGGTACAGGGCATTCTAGATGGATGATAGCTCCGGGGCCTTGGATGCCTTTTAGTATGGTGAAAATAAGTCCAGACAACCAGAGTACTGGTTGGCAGGCAGGCTACCAACCGTCATACGAAAGCGTAAGCACTTTTAGCCATATTCATGAATGGACCATGGCAGGTTTAGGTACTTTTCCAACAAACGGACCTTTAATTACAAAAATAGGAAGTCCAGATAATCCAGATTCAGGGTATCGTTCACGTATTGATAAAAGTACAGAACAAGCACCGTTGGGATATTATTCTGTGTTTCTAAGCGATTATAATATAAAAGCAGAACTTACAGCTACAACTAGGGCTAGTTTTCAGCGGTACACCTATCCTAAAAATAAATTAAATTCTAGAATTCTTGTAGACCTGCAAATACCTTCAGAATATAAATATAATATAGAAGAGGCTTATTTTAAAAAGGTAAATGATTACAAAATAGTTGGTTATAGCAAACAAATTTCACCTTCCGTTTGGGGTGAAGGTCATTACCGAAAACATTACATAGAAAACGGAGATGAACCAAAAGAATGGGACGCGATTGCACAAGAATATACTGTACATTTTGTAATGGAGTTTGATAGCCCAATTAAAGATTTTGGTATTTGGGTAGATGGAGATAAAGAAGGAAAAGATGATGCCACTATAATAAATACGCAAGAATTAAAAGTAAACAACCCCGAAGATATTGTTGCTTTTGTAGAATTTAATACTGATAAAAACCAAGTAGTACAATCCAGAACCGCTTTATCTTATGTTAGTATTCATAACGCCGAATTAAATTTAAACGAAGAAATAACCAAGCCTTTTGGTTGGGATTTTAACAGTGTAAGAGCGCACCAGAAAAATACTTGGAATAATTTATTGAATAGGGTTGTAATAACCTCAAATAATAGGTTAGAGAAAACAAGATTTTATTCTAATATGTACCGTGCTTTAGTGAGCAGGAACATTTTTAGTGATGTTGACGGCAGTTGGATGGATGCAGAAGAGCAAGTTCAAAAAATAAAAGACCCTAACGGAGTTGCCCTAGGGTGTGATGCTTTTTGGAATACGTTTTGGAACTTAAATCAATTTTGGAATTTGGTAACACCAGAATGGTCGTCAAAATGGGTAAACTCACAATTAGCCATGTACGATGCCAATGGTTGGTTAGCAAAAGGGCCCGCTGGAATGGAGTATATTCCAGTTATGGTGGCAGAACACGAAATTCCGCTTATAGTAGGTGCTTACCAAATGGGTGTTGGCAATATAGATGCAGAAAAAGCTTTTGAGGCTGTTTATAAAATGCAAACAACAAAAGGACAAAAGGTTGGTAATGGATACGCAGGCAATAGAGATTTAGAGCCTTACCTTAAATACAGCTATGTTCCATACAATAAAGGGCGGTTTTCAAACACCCTTGAATACTCATTTGATGATTTTGCAGTGTCTCAATTGGCAAAATCCTTAGGAAAGGAGAAAGCATATAATGAGTTTATAAATCGCGGGTATTGGTGGAAAAATGCCATTAACCCAAATACCGGATATGCGCATTTAAGGCATTCCAATGGCGAATGGTTTCCAGATTTCGATCCTATTAAAACGGCAGGCAATTTTCAGTTTGTTGAAGGGAATGCGTGGCAGTTAACCTTTTTTGTTCCACAAGATATTCCTGCATTGGCGGCTATTGTTGGTGAGGAAGAATTAGCAAAACGTTTGGATGATGGTTTTAATACTAGCAGCCCTTGGCGGTATAATGCCCCTAACGAACTGTATTGGGATTTTCCGGTCACTCAAGGAAATCAACAATCTATGCATTTTTCATTCCTGTTTAATTGGGTTAAAAAACCTTGGTTAACGCAAAAATGGAGCAGAGATATTATTAATAGGTATTACGGTTTTGGAGTGTCTAACGCTTATTTAGGCGATGAAGATCAGGGGCAAATGAGTGCATGGTTTATCATGGCGTCTTTAGGTCTTTTTCAAACCGATGGAGGAGTTCGTGTAGATCCTATTTATGAAATAGGCAGCCCAATTTTCAAAAAAACAGAAATACACTTAGATGCTTATAATGGACGGGGAGAATCTTTTGTAATTGAAGCGAAGAATGCATCATTCAATAACAAATACGTACAAAAAGCAACCCTAAACGGGAGAGCACTTAATAACTTTTGGTTTCCGGCAAGTGAATTACTGAAAGGCGGGAAATTAGAATTGGAAATGGGAGATAAACCAAATAAAGATTGGGGCATTTTTAAAATGCCGTCATTACCCAATGAGCACTAA
- a CDS encoding class I mannose-6-phosphate isomerase gives MNRETSQNLLPVVSEVPNTDTYNINPIHKLVEGEIALGYKSLANRLKTEKTIIIDGYVGVDWNEVISSLKTSFKDNGFTVSAFNVQDCLKSENDIEAMVAPYLNGDDPVFGKITDLKLLDYFEKEKLANVKLENNTDIQIVYGTGAALSNVKGCTVYVDLPKNELQYRMRANAITNLGLSKVKPHKQMYKHFYFVDWVVLNHEKKKLLPKFDIILDQQRPGEPTWTEGEALRKSLTNISQNFFRVRPWFEPGVWGGNWIKEHIDGLNPNVPNYAWSFEMIVPENGLIFGDQNGWLEVSFDMLMFLEHKNVLGKAANRFKYEFPIRFDFLDTYDGGNLSVQCHPKPEYIKAEFGENFTQDETYYILDAENDAQVYLGFQDDIKPEEFKAALENSYQTKQELDVEKYVQKMPAKKHDLFLIPHGTVHCSGINNMVLEISATPYIYTFKMYDWQRLDLEGNPRPLNIERAFQNLNFNRKGTVVQDTLISKPTVEAQGEGWQKIHLPTHPDHFYDIYRYEFEDEVVIETNNQCHILMLVEGTAVELSVPQQQQTFYYAETFAVSAATNKYRLENKGNGLAKVIISFVKDEAC, from the coding sequence GTGAAATAGCACTAGGATATAAAAGTCTAGCGAATAGATTAAAAACAGAAAAAACAATAATTATAGATGGGTATGTAGGCGTAGATTGGAACGAGGTAATTAGTAGTCTAAAAACAAGTTTTAAAGACAACGGTTTTACGGTAAGCGCCTTCAATGTACAAGATTGTTTAAAATCTGAAAATGATATTGAAGCCATGGTAGCACCATATTTAAATGGTGATGACCCTGTTTTTGGAAAAATAACCGATTTAAAACTTCTGGATTATTTTGAGAAAGAAAAGTTGGCTAATGTAAAACTTGAAAACAATACAGATATACAAATAGTATATGGCACCGGTGCAGCACTTTCTAATGTTAAAGGCTGCACAGTGTACGTAGATTTGCCTAAAAACGAATTACAGTACAGAATGCGGGCAAACGCTATAACAAACCTGGGGTTGTCAAAGGTAAAACCGCACAAACAAATGTACAAACACTTTTACTTTGTAGATTGGGTTGTTTTAAATCATGAAAAAAAGAAATTACTTCCAAAATTCGATATAATATTAGACCAACAGCGTCCAGGTGAACCAACCTGGACAGAAGGTGAAGCTTTAAGGAAAAGTTTAACTAATATTTCTCAAAACTTTTTTAGAGTAAGACCATGGTTTGAGCCGGGAGTTTGGGGAGGTAATTGGATAAAAGAACATATTGATGGGCTAAATCCTAATGTGCCTAATTACGCTTGGTCCTTTGAAATGATTGTTCCCGAAAATGGTTTAATATTTGGAGACCAAAATGGGTGGTTAGAAGTGTCTTTCGATATGTTGATGTTTCTAGAGCATAAAAACGTATTGGGTAAGGCTGCAAATCGTTTTAAGTATGAATTCCCAATCCGTTTCGATTTTTTAGATACTTATGACGGCGGAAACCTTTCTGTACAATGTCACCCAAAACCAGAATATATAAAAGCTGAATTTGGTGAAAATTTTACCCAAGATGAAACCTATTATATTTTAGACGCAGAAAATGACGCGCAAGTTTACTTAGGTTTTCAAGACGATATTAAACCAGAAGAATTCAAAGCAGCCCTTGAAAATAGTTACCAAACCAAGCAAGAGTTGGATGTTGAAAAGTACGTGCAAAAAATGCCTGCAAAAAAGCATGATTTGTTTTTAATTCCTCATGGTACGGTACACTGCTCTGGTATTAACAATATGGTGTTAGAAATTAGTGCAACGCCCTATATATACACCTTTAAAATGTATGACTGGCAACGTTTAGATTTAGAAGGAAATCCAAGACCTTTAAATATAGAAAGAGCTTTTCAAAACTTAAACTTTAACCGCAAAGGAACGGTGGTGCAAGATACTTTAATTTCCAAACCCACGGTTGAAGCACAAGGAGAAGGTTGGCAAAAAATTCATTTACCAACACATCCAGACCATTTTTATGATATTTATAGGTACGAATTTGAAGATGAGGTGGTTATAGAAACAAACAACCAATGTCATATTCTTATGCTTGTAGAAGGTACTGCTGTAGAGCTAAGCGTGCCACAACAACAGCAAACGTTTTATTACGCTGAAACATTTGCGGTATCAGCAGCAACCAATAAATATCGTTTAGAAAACAAAGGAAATGGTTTGGCAAAAGTGATTATTTCCTTTGTTAAGGATGAAGCATGTTAA